The Bradyrhizobium sp. B097 genome contains the following window.
CCCTGGCGGTTCGCCATCGGCGTGTTCATCGCCAGCACCGGCGCGGTCTCGGTGACGCCATAGCCCTCGAGGATGCGGATGCCGTAGCGTTCCATATAGATCTGTCTGGTGCGCTCCTTCACCGCTTCGGCACCGGCAATGACGAGCCGCAGCGTGCGGAAATCATAGGCATGCGCCGAGCGGGCGTAGCCGGTGAGGAAGGTGTCGGTGCCGAACAGGATGGTCGCGCCGGTCTGGTAGATCAGTTCGGGCACGATCCGGTAGTGCAGCGGCGACGGATACATGAAGATCGGAATGCCGCCGAGCAGCGGCATCATCATGCCGCCGGTCAAGCCGAACGAATGGAACACCGGCAGCACGTTGAACACCTTGTCGTTGGCATTGGCATCGACCCGCGCCAGCGCCTGCGCCGCATTGGCGAGAATGTTGCGGTGGGACAGCACGACACCCTTCGGGGTGCCTTCCGAACCCGAGGTGAACAGGATGACCGCGGGATCGTTGGCCTCGCGGCCGACGCGCGGCGCGATGCCGGCGCGGAAGCCTGCGATCTTGTCGGCGAGGCCGATGTCGGCCCTGACATCCTCGAGATAGACGACGCGCGCCTGGCCCGCCATCGCCGTGATCAGCTTGTCGAGCTTGCCCTTCTCGATGAAAGCCTGCGAGGTCAGCACGGTCTTCACCTGCGCCGCCTTCATCGCGGCCAGCACGTTGACTGGACCTGCCGAGAAGTTGAGCATCGCCGGCACGCGGCCGATGGTCTGCAGCGCCATGAAGACCACAGCGACGCCGGCCGAGTTCGGCAACAGCACGCCAACGTTCTCGCCGACGGAAGTGCCCTGCTCGAGCTTGCGGCTCAACACCTGCGCGCCGAGGATCAGCTTGCGATAGGTCAGCTTGGTGCCGAGCGCGTCCTCAATGATCGGCTTGCCGGTGTCGCGGTCGCGATAGGCGTGGCCGAGGCCCTCGAACAGCGTCTGGTCGAGCATCGCGTTCTGCACCATGGCGTTGATCATGACGTCCTGCAGCGCGGCGCCGGCGGCATTGCGGCGCGCCTTGCCCTTCAGCGACTGGTCGATCGGCAGCTTGACCGGCGGCAGGATCGAGATCGTCACCTTGGGGAACCAGGAGCGCTTGATCTCGCCATTCTTGAGATAGCTGAGATGCGAGCGTTGCGCGCCCTCGATGCGGACCGGAACGACGACCGCATCGGCCTTGTCGGCGATCATCGCGGTGCCGTCATAGACCTTCATCAGCGAACCGGAGACCGTGATGCGCCCTTCCGGGAAGATCACGACCGGCTCGCCGGCGGCGACCAGCTTGATCAGGTCGCGCGCGGCCAGCGGCTTGGACGGGTCCATCGTGTAGTGCTTGATCATCTTCAGGAACGGCTTGGCCCACCACGCCTTGGCGATGCCGGTGTCGACGGCGAAGCTCGCATCGATCGGCAGCATGGCGTGCAGCAGAGGGCCGTCGACCAGGCTGACATGGTTGGGCGCGATCAGCATCCGGGTGCCTGCGGGCGGCAGGTTCTCCATGCCGCGCACCTCGAGCCGGAACAGCGCGCGGAACAGCAGCGCGCCGAAATCGCGCACGCCCTCCTTGCCCCACTTGGTCAGCACGAACCAGACGGTGCCGAAGCTCGCGATCGCAAGGCCGAAGAAGATCCAGGCGATCGGCAGGCCGATGGCTTGCAGCGCGCCGACGAACACCGCGCCGGCGACCATGAAGCCGGCCTGCAAAATGTTGCCGGCGGCGATGATGCGGGCGCGCTCGGACGGCGCGGTCCAGGCCTGCACGGCCGCAAACGACGGCACCACGAACAGGCCGCCGCCGAAGGCGAACAGGAAGAAATCAGCCAGCATGCGGAAGCCGCCGAACGAGGCCGCGAACGCCGCCGCGGTGACGTCCTTGCCGAGCGAGGTGGTGGCGATCGCCCAGGCGAGGTCGAGGCCGATCACGCCCATCACGATGGCGCCGATCGGCACCAGTGCGAGATTCGGGCGAACGTGGCTCAATTGCGCGGCGAACAGCGAACCGGCGGCAATACCGATCGCGAATACGGCGAGGCACAGCGTGACCACGCCCTCGGTGCCGCCGACGCCCTCCTTGATCAGCGCGGGCAGCAGCGACAGCACGATCGCGCCGACCATCCAGAACCAGGACACGATCACCATGCCGTCCCACAGCCGCTGTTCGGCATAGAGCGACTTCAACAGGCGCACCGTCGAGGTCCAGGGATTCTTGGTGATCGGCAGATCCGGCGCGGACGGCTGCGTCACCGGAATGCGCGACGCAAATCCCCAGGACAGCACCGACAGACCCACGACGGCCGCGCAGATCCAGCCCATGTGGCTGGCGCCCGCGACGAACATGCCGCCCGCGATGGTGCCGATCAGGATCGCCATGAAGGTTGCGCCCTCGACCAGCGCATTGCCGGTCGCGAGTTCTGACACCGACAGTTGGTCCGGCAGCACAGCGTATTTCACCGGGCCGAACAGCGCGGCGACGATGCCGAACAGCGCCAGCGCGATGAACAGCAGCGGGATCGAATGGGTGAAGAAGCCGGCCGCGGCAAACGCCGCGGCGAAGATCTCGAAGAACTTCAGCCGGCGGGCGACGACGGACTTGATGTAGCGGTCGGCGAGCTCGCCGCCGAGCGCGGACAGCACGAAGAACGGGAAGATGAACACCGCGCCGGCGAGCTGCACCAGCGCCGGCCCCTGCTCGTTGGCGACGCCATATAGCAGCATGATGACCAGCGCGTTCTTCAGCACGTTGTCGTTCAGCGCCGAGCAGAACTGCGACCAGAACAGCGGCGCGAAGCGGCGGGACGTCATCAATTCCTTGATCATGACCGGTTCCTTGGGTTAGCGCGCGCGGCGCTGGCAGGTCTGCGAATTCGGATGGCAGAGAATGGTGGGCGTGGTGAAAATGACGAAGATCCCGCAGCCTTTAGTCTTTTCCGCAACGTATCGGTTCGAACCAGCGCGGATCGGCCGCGCCGGGCGCCGCGACAATGCCCGGCAGAAATGTACGAGACCTTATCCAGGGTTGTGGTCGATCGACATCGAAACGGGCTCGCGAGGGACATGGTGAGTGCTTTCTTGAGCTTTCGGCAACAATTGCGGCCTGCCCGCTTCAGGTCAGTTCACTCAACCCGCGGAACGGCGACCAGCGGCAGTTGCGTGACTTGCAGCGGCCACCGCTGGCAGCCGCCGGGCGCGGTGCGCGCCGATCGGCGCGCCGCGGCTCCAGCACGCCTGCGACGTCGCAGGCGCGGGCGATCCGCTCGATCGGGGCGGTCGCCGGGGCGAAGATGGCGCAGCCAAAGCCCTTCACGAGCTCGATCGCGTCATCGACAAAGGTGGTGGTCAGTTGAAGTGCTAGGGTCTGCATGTGAGTGGCCTCCTATACCAACTTGAGCAACGCTCAAATTAGTAGTACGAAAATGAACATTGTTCAAGAAGAATCGCGACGAGACCGAAAGAAACTTCAGCGGCGAGGTCTGCTGATCGAGATCGCGCGCCGGTATATTGCGACTAAAGGCTTGAGATCATTGAAGGTTCGTGATGTTGCCGAAGCGGCCGGTTGCTCCATCGGCAGCGTCTATAACGAGTTCGGCGACTTCGACGGCCTGATCCTGACCGTGAACCGGGAGACTGTTCAGGCCCTGACCGAGCGGCTCAAGGCAGTCCCGGCCGACGATCCCCTGCGCCAGCTGCACGGGCTTGCGGACGCCTATCTCGGCTTCGCCACCGAGCACGCCAATCTGCTGCGCTCGCTGTTCGAGCACCGGATGGAACACGGCCGGCCGTTTCCGGAAGACATCCTGGCGATGGTGATGGATGCCTTCGCGCTGATGCACGCGCCGCTGGTGCGGCTGTTGCCCGATCGCGATCCCGACGACGTCGCGCTGCTGTCGCGGATGATGTTCTCCGCGGTCCACGGCATCATCTCGCTCGGCCTCGAGGAGCGCATGGTCGCGGTGCCGCCGGAGCAGTTGCGCGAGCGCCTTGCGCAGTTCGTCGACACGCATCTCGCAGGGCTCGGCGTTTCGCGCAGCGATCAGGTTTGATTGCGTGCGACGCGGCCTGAGCGGGCGAGCGTCCAGAGCGGTTCGAGGAACACAACACTGGTGCCTCCCTCGCGGAAGACGAGCTTGAACTCGATCCGTCCGTCCGCTGTGATGGATGCAGAATGCAGTCCCGTATTGCCGTCATATCGCAAGACGTCGTCGAGGACATATCCGGTGAAGCCTCCGGAAAAGCCGGGCCCGGGCACTCGGCTGTGCGGCATCGCCGGCCCGTTCACGAGGTAGCCGGTCGCAACACCGTCCCGATCGACATTGGTCACGATCATCATGAATTGGCGGTGCGAGTTGATCCATCCCTCACCGCTTACCCACACGCCGAGAAAGCGGCGAATATTGTCCGGCACATCACTGGCCGGCGCGTGAACGCGATAAGCGGGAAGCGGCAATTGCTTCTCGGCCGCCAGCGCGGTGATCCGCTCAACATCCTGATCCGGCACGATGCCGTGATCCTGCGGCGCAAGCCAGTTCGCCAATTGCGCCAGCGGATGCCACATCCCGTTGGCAATCGGCGGCGCGGAGGCGAGAGCTGCGAAGGCGATCACTGCCAGTCCGGCGACCAGCAACCATCGGGGAAGCCCGGCCAAGCGGGCTGCAACGACACGGCGAGCAGACGTGCTGCGCGGGACACTCTTCGGTCCATGATCGTGCGATGGCGGAATCGGTGCGGCATCGAGCCGGTAGCCTCGGCGAGACAGCGTCTTGATGATGCGGTGGTCGTCATCGTGCAGCTTCAGGCGCAGCTCGCGGATGC
Protein-coding sequences here:
- a CDS encoding acyl-[ACP]--phospholipid O-acyltransferase, translating into MIKELMTSRRFAPLFWSQFCSALNDNVLKNALVIMLLYGVANEQGPALVQLAGAVFIFPFFVLSALGGELADRYIKSVVARRLKFFEIFAAAFAAAGFFTHSIPLLFIALALFGIVAALFGPVKYAVLPDQLSVSELATGNALVEGATFMAILIGTIAGGMFVAGASHMGWICAAVVGLSVLSWGFASRIPVTQPSAPDLPITKNPWTSTVRLLKSLYAEQRLWDGMVIVSWFWMVGAIVLSLLPALIKEGVGGTEGVVTLCLAVFAIGIAAGSLFAAQLSHVRPNLALVPIGAIVMGVIGLDLAWAIATTSLGKDVTAAAFAASFGGFRMLADFFLFAFGGGLFVVPSFAAVQAWTAPSERARIIAAGNILQAGFMVAGAVFVGALQAIGLPIAWIFFGLAIASFGTVWFVLTKWGKEGVRDFGALLFRALFRLEVRGMENLPPAGTRMLIAPNHVSLVDGPLLHAMLPIDASFAVDTGIAKAWWAKPFLKMIKHYTMDPSKPLAARDLIKLVAAGEPVVIFPEGRITVSGSLMKVYDGTAMIADKADAVVVPVRIEGAQRSHLSYLKNGEIKRSWFPKVTISILPPVKLPIDQSLKGKARRNAAGAALQDVMINAMVQNAMLDQTLFEGLGHAYRDRDTGKPIIEDALGTKLTYRKLILGAQVLSRKLEQGTSVGENVGVLLPNSAGVAVVFMALQTIGRVPAMLNFSAGPVNVLAAMKAAQVKTVLTSQAFIEKGKLDKLITAMAGQARVVYLEDVRADIGLADKIAGFRAGIAPRVGREANDPAVILFTSGSEGTPKGVVLSHRNILANAAQALARVDANANDKVFNVLPVFHSFGLTGGMMMPLLGGIPIFMYPSPLHYRIVPELIYQTGATILFGTDTFLTGYARSAHAYDFRTLRLVIAGAEAVKERTRQIYMERYGIRILEGYGVTETAPVLAMNTPMANRQGTVGRISPLMQYRLDPVPGIEEGGRLSVKGPNVMLGYLRAENPGVLEPLPEGWHDTGDIVTVDAQGFIAIKGRAKRFAKIAGEMVSLSAVETMASTLWPQAMSVAVSIPDARKGERIVLLTTERNADRAAMQRQAKSVGASELAVPADIRVVDKVPLLGTGKTDYVGATALAKEIAAELAAAPAAQAEPAADEAEPDSLQQHVA
- a CDS encoding TetR/AcrR family transcriptional regulator, whose protein sequence is MNIVQEESRRDRKKLQRRGLLIEIARRYIATKGLRSLKVRDVAEAAGCSIGSVYNEFGDFDGLILTVNRETVQALTERLKAVPADDPLRQLHGLADAYLGFATEHANLLRSLFEHRMEHGRPFPEDILAMVMDAFALMHAPLVRLLPDRDPDDVALLSRMMFSAVHGIISLGLEERMVAVPPEQLRERLAQFVDTHLAGLGVSRSDQV
- a CDS encoding winged helix-turn-helix domain-containing protein; translation: MLDLARGVALVDGVELELRPKSFAVLRHLAGNAGRLLSKQDLHAAVWGNVAVSDDSLVQCIRELRLKLHDDDHRIIKTLSRRGYRLDAAPIPPSHDHGPKSVPRSTSARRVVAARLAGLPRWLLVAGLAVIAFAALASAPPIANGMWHPLAQLANWLAPQDHGIVPDQDVERITALAAEKQLPLPAYRVHAPASDVPDNIRRFLGVWVSGEGWINSHRQFMMIVTNVDRDGVATGYLVNGPAMPHSRVPGPGFSGGFTGYVLDDVLRYDGNTGLHSASITADGRIEFKLVFREGGTSVVFLEPLWTLARSGRVARNQT